Below is a window of Rhodamnia argentea isolate NSW1041297 chromosome 11, ASM2092103v1, whole genome shotgun sequence DNA.
AAGATTTAAAAATTGAACAGCAATAGCAGAGAAGCTAACTGATCTGAGGCAAGTTCTATGTCAAAGACACAAAAGAAATTTACCAGAGGAGGATCTGATTCCCGAGTGACATAAACACAAACTTCTAGATTTAGTTTCTCGGAATAGTAAGGGCAGATTGACTCTGCATCAAGAGTGAAAAGTATTGGGAGCTCATCTGATTTTTTGATGGCCCAAATGACTAATATATTCCTGGGTACGCATGGTTTTCCTTGCTTCGTAAGATGAAGTATATCACTCAAGATAGCCAAAAGGGGGGATATCCCAATGCCTCCAGCCACTAGGATGAGATTTTCGTATCTACCAGAGAAAACAACTCAAGTAAGAATATGCCTTTGTCATGATGGTGAAAATTCAATTCAGCAAACTTTTACCAATGGAATCGAACTGAACAAACTTAAGATACTTCCTAACTTTGGAGAAGTCATCAGAGTCAGAATGTATTCTTTCAAAATGAGAAGGGTCCAAATCCATGTTGTTTTACTCATCACCAATTGTATGCTTCATGCATTATTGTTCTTTCACCATCAAGTATGAAAATTGTACTAGCAAAATCATAACTCATACGTCAGATGGTAAGGTAATTCATGGCCGTAAGGCCCTTCAACAGAGGCTGTTACGTTGGAATAATATTGGTTGGCCATAGCCAGTTCGTTTTCTCCTTCAGCACTAGACATGTCCGATACATTGCTCTTCAATTTTGCCGTCCATTCCCCTAAGACCTTTATGAGGACAGAGATATGATTCTTCCCATCCAAAGGACTAGAAGAAACACTGAAAGGATGCCATTGAAGCCAAGATAATTCCCTAATCTGAAGGAAAACGAAACTCAGGGCATTGTACCGCAGATCTGCGATGAGAAAGGAACAGTCGTTTAGTTAATAAAACATTCTTGAAAAGGGTACAACCAGCAGAACGTATTAACAATTGCCAATATAAAAGAGCACGAGAACAATTATTACTCGGTGGCTTTGAAAAGACCAATTCTACAGTTCCACAAGGGAGGGATGTTGCTGAAATAACATCCACAGTCCTTCGCGATTGGCAGAATCTCAGAAACCGGTCAATCACGAAGAGGAAAATTCCTCCAGCAGCTATACTGAAAATAAAATCTCCAACATGCAGAGCCATAAAGATGACAAAGACAATGTAGAGTTGGTGCGTGTAGAAGAATAATTCAAATTGCTTCTTCCTCACTGGAGACAATGATGTCACCCACATTAGTAGACCAGCCAAGAGGCTGATAACCCCAGGTAGATTAGCAACACCAAAATCTCTCCACTCCAGTATCTGAACAAAACATTCTTAGTCAGGAATATGAACTTTGGCATGATCAAGTTCGGTGTATGGGGAAAATCTCTAGGAAAAAGAGTTGCCATGGACCAGGATCATATAAGACATTTTATAGAAGCTAAAGATAGGGTGTGCCGACATTCCTATCCCTCGTTGTCATGACTTATTGAGACAATGTATAACTTCTTAAACAGGATTTCGAACGCAAAGCTAGAGCCTTGCCCAATTATCAAAGGAAAGGTACAGAAGCTACAATACTTGGAAAATATCTTGTAGCTGCAAAAGTAAAGCAGCAGATGCAGCATGATTTTCAAATTGGCGAGCATCGATATCAGATTACAATCTTTAATTATCATGTCACTTTGAGACTTCATACATCCCGCTCAGTAATTGGCCCCGTCATCTTGACCTTTTCCCTTCGACTTTTGAATTGCAGAAACTATATCTTTTGTTTTAAAGTCAGTTGTTCAACATGTCAAGCTACCCTTGCGTGATACATGTGACAGGATGTTAACAAGAGGGCTTCTTTCAATATATTGGACTGAGAAAGACATGAAACTAAAGCTAATTTAGGagtactgtaaaaaaaaaaaggaagaagaagaagaaggaacagtCAGGGATTTCTCAAAAGCACAGTATGAGGGCTCACTTCCTGTAGCAGGCGACCTTGCAGACCCCATGCAATTAAGTAGAATAGCCCATGGAGGGTGAAGATAAACATTGTGAGATGTCCAAGCCAGACATGATATCGAGTTGCTTGCTCAAAGGGGATGTCAATGATACTGAGAAGAACAGATCCTCTAGTAATTGGGAGGAAGAGAAACGCCAAAAAGTACAGCCCGATGGCACCAAAACGAAGTCCAGAAAGTTCCAGCATCACTATGCTGCAAGGAATGATGAAATCCTCAGAAGAAAGGCTTTTGTTAGAAGAATAAAAAAGCTGCGTACAATGTTTGTAGTTAAGATTCTTGATGCATGAATTCAAATTATACACTGGCTGGCCTCGGTTCATGTAAGCCTCAATTTAGGTCAATGGGAAAAGCCTGATTATGAATTAGAGTGAAGGAGGAGTAATACCCTTTCAATTCGGAAGGTACTTGGAGCTCGGATAACAAGTTGAGATTCTGCAGGGTATAACCATAAACAGCCCACAAGACAAACATGACAAAGAGGCATATCCCGATAAACTCAGCTGCCGAGACTACTCCAAATGGTCCATCGACCAGGATGGGAAATGTCCGTAATCGAAACCTTGGGTATTTGCTAGTCTTCTTCCTGTGATCTCAAGTTGCAGTGGCAGTGAGAAAGTAAATTTGCACAACAAAGATGCACAGACTACTGACACAATGACTGGAGTTTCGATTCAACGTACAATTGGAGATCTTTCTCCCCAGCAATGATAAGACTTGCTATGGCAAGAAATGCAACAGCTAGAATCGGGCCACTGTATAGCAAGAAAATGCTTCCTGCAGGGTTTTAAGTGCCAAAATGAGGCGACAATGACTGCTAACTATACGTAGTTAGGGTAAGGGAGAGCAAAAGCTGAACCTGTAATGCCATACACGCTTCCGCTGGCTGCTCCAGTCCAATTTCTCGTGAATTTCTCCGCGGACTCCGAGGGGGAAGCAAACATGATCGCAACCCAGAAAATGAAGAGGAGCCACATTGCGATGTTGAGAACCCATTTGGCGAATGCAGGGGGGGCGAAACGAGGTGGCTTCTCGACATCGGTAAGGTCGAGCAGCAGAGGCTCATGAGCAGAGTGCTTTTTAGCCATGCCAAGAGATATGATGATGGAGGGTGTTCTGAAGAAGCCTAGGCTAAAACCATAGATATATATACAAAAACTCAGAGAGAATCTGAGGACACCTCCAAGTCCAAATTATGTGGAACCATACAACAATAAGGGATTTGGCATGGCATACATCAGTTAGGAGAATTCAAACCACACACATCACAATCTTAGCATCGCCTCTGAGAAGAAACCATATCCCGTCGCGATGCACACAGAATGAGAAGGTGGCGTCGTCTTGCCATTCTGTGGCTGAGACAGTAGACACCAGGATTCTCCATACATGAAGAAGAGGACATATCAGTCGCCGCTCAACCGTACTGGGTGCATTTTGTTCTCTACCAGTGAAGCTGATAAAAGATCCTCTCTTTGCCGTCCCTCTTCTTGGTCTCCCAAAATATGACGATGAAGAAGTGAATAACAAAACCAAGTccacaaaaaatgggaattggACAGGGCAATTACTGGTGTTTGGTTGTCTCATCCCAGAAGAATCACCCTACTGAGAAGCGATCAGGTCCACTCAATTACATGCGTACCAGAGAACTTGCACGTCATCCTTCTTCACATGATCGGCCGTATGGGTGGGTCACATTAACGCAAGTGCCATCTCGCTCGAGCGATAGAAAACTTGACGAATACGACCCAGCAACCTACGGTCTTTGAAGCCGATGATGAGCTTGAATTGTACGCTTCTTCGCAaatttgaagtaaaaaaaaaaaaaaatgcaatctttGGCTTGTCgactcaagaaagaaaaataatttgattgaCCCAGTGAGCAGAAAAGGATACcctcttgatttttcaagaGACTTGCAAAACATCATGTACGATTTCGAATGACTTTTAAGCTATACGGACCTCCATTGAAGCTGAATTTTTCACCGATCCTAGTTGAACCTTTTACATGTCAGCAGTAATCAAAGTAAAAAATCTCGAAGACGCGAACGTACAAGtttaaagatttttctttttctggggtTTCGACGAGACGTGTAGATTGGACGACCATGTTTGGGTCTGATTCTCGGTCATTTTCTTCGTCCTTAATTTGATCCACTTTGACACAAATTTCCCTCTTCTTGCTTCAGCTTGTGTATTCAATGGTCACGATGGTCGTTAGACTCTTGCACGCACAAATTATGGCCTATTGGAAACTCATATCAATGGAAAAAAACTTGATGGTGGAATTAGCAACCATCCGTGAAACAACGTCCAACAACAGACATCCGAGGGTGTCTCACGTGGAAGATCCAGAGCACACTAACGATGGTCTGACTAGGAGACAGATAAAATAACTTCGCAATGAGACAGTCACGATGACACCTGATCCCGTATAATTAGGATAATATTCATTGTCTACGGTGCATTGCATTATTAGCATCGGCTTATCGATGCTCCCAGTGGGATCCACCGAGTTTAGCATGGGCGCGGTAGGAGAGACGCTACAAAGTTGCCACAGATCGAAACTATGGCTGTTGAAATGGAAGACCGGGCTAGGTGACCCCCTCCTTAAGTTCCTAGACCTGCATTGTTTGGCAACACTCGACCAAAGAGTCGCCGGACCGCACACAATCACGCCAATATCTGACGTTGCCCCAGCGCTCGGGCATGGATTTAAAGATTTCTGCGCAGAGAGTCGTGCAAAAAATCAATGCGTGGGATCCCATTGGTCCAGCATAAGCACCAAGAGTACTCGGTTCTCCAACAACTAATGAGATCAGTCAACTCGAAACAAGCAAAGAACATCATCTCCTGAATGATATGGCAAAGAATACCTTCAAAGTTCGGTCTAGCTCCGTAGTACAGCACGATCTTCTGGGACGAAGTTGTCCTGCATTATATTCACATTGGCACTGTCACTCTGCTGCGACCTGTTATCATTCTTGCCGTCCTCGACTTCCTCTGCAGCAAGGATCCTTCCTTCCCAGCGATGCCATAAAAAGATGACGGGCTCCAAATATGATTACACTGGCAAGCATGCATCCTTCAAACAAGAGGCCTCCGTACCACCATTTGACTATGTTCAAGGGATTTATGTAGAAGATGTCCAGGAGGGCCATCAATACGGCAAAGCCAACCACGGATGAGACGCTATATAGTCCAGACCATATACGGTCTCCCGTACCGACTAGAACGGACATGCCTCTTCCCCTTAATGGAGGGGACACCGAACAGCTAAAGCCCTCGTTGTTGTTACCTTCTTCCCGCGTCATAACCACACTCAGCTCTATCagatttaaaattcaaaactggAATAGTAGAGAAAACTTCACTGATCTGAGGCAAATTGTGTGTCAAAGACACAAGTCGAATTTACCAATAGTGGATCTGATTCCCCAGTGACATAAACACAAAGTTCAAGATCAAGTCTATCCGAAAAGTTAGGGCAGATCAACTCCATATCCAGGGTGGAAAGTAGATGATGCTCATCGGAAATTTTGATGGCCCAAATGACCAAGACATTTGCTCTTCAATTTGTCTGTCCATCCCCCTACGGCCTTCACAAGAACAGAGATATGATTATCCCCAGCCGAAGGACTAGAAGAAACACTGAAAGGATGCCATGGAAGCCATGACAAGTCCCTAATCTGAAGGAAGACGAAGCTCAGTGCATTGTACCTCAGATCTGCATTGCCAGCTGAAAGCAGACTTAAATGTTTTAACATTCTTGGAAAGGGTGTACAAAGCAATTTATGAACGATCCAcagatgaaagaaagaaaactagaATAATGAGTACTTGCTGGCTTTGAGAAGACCAATTCTACAGTTCCACAATGGAGGCGCCTCACGGAAATAACGTCCACAGTCGTTCGTGATTGGCAGAATCTCAGAAAACACAAAGAGGAAAATTCCTCCAGCAGCTATACTGAATATGAAATCTCCGATGTGCAAAGCCAGAAAGAGCACAGAGATGACGTAGGGTTGGTGTGTGTGGAAGAATAATTCGAATTGCTTCTTCCTCACTGGAGGCATTGATGTCGCCCACATCAGCAAACCAGCCAAAAGAGTGATGACACCGGGTAGATTGGATATACCATCATCCGTCCACTCCGGTATCTGAATGAAACATTCTCGTTCATGAATGAAGAACTTCAGCATAACCAAGTTACATGTCTACATTATGCAAAGAAGAAGGACATTGGGAGATGTCCAAGCCAGACATGATACCAGGTTGCTTGCTCAAAGTCAAAGGGGACGTCTATGATGCGAAGAAGAACAGATCCCCTAGTGATTGGGAGGAAGAGAAACCCAAGCAGAACATCACGATGGAACCAAGGTGAAGTCCTGAACGTTCTAAAATCTCCAACCTGCAAAAGGCGATCAAATAGGAATGACCTCGTTTACTAGGAATCGTAAAGATGCAATGCCCCAATAACTCATTAACACTTGAGATTCCTCAAGTGAATTAGTCCTACAATTTCCCATCGGAAGGTCCTTGGAGCGCCTCCCATAAATGGTCGAGAATATCCGTGGCGTAAGCATACACAACCCACAAAGCGAACAGAACAAAGAGGCCCATCCCAATAAGCTCAGCTGCCGAGACTACTCCGAATGGTCCATCGACCAGGATGGGAAATGTCCGCAGTCGGAACCTTGGCTGCTTGCTAGACTTGTTCCTGACATGTCATGTTCAGTGGCAATAAGAAATCGAATTTTAgtaccaaaaacagaaaaatgcaGCAACAATGAGGTACAAGGATTGAAGGCTCGACATACCATTGGAGCTCCTTCTCTCCGGCAATAT
It encodes the following:
- the LOC115731663 gene encoding ferric reduction oxidase 7, chloroplastic-like isoform X2, with product MAKKHSAHEPLLLDLTDVEKPPRFAPPAFAKWVLNIAMWLLFIFWVAIMFASPSESAEKFTRNWTGAASGSVYGITGSIFLLYSGPILAVAFLAIASLIIAGEKDLQLKKTSKYPRFRLRTFPILVDGPFGVVSAAEFIGICLFVMFVLWAVYGYTLQNLNLLSELQVPSELKGIVMLELSGLRFGAIGLYFLAFLFLPITRGSVLLSIIDIPFEQATRYHVWLGHLTMFIFTLHGLFYLIAWGLQGRLLQEILEWRDFGVANLPGVISLLAGLLMWVTSLSPVRKKQFELFFYTHQLYIVFVIFMALHVGDFIFSIAAGGIFLFVIDRFLRFCQSRRTVDVISATSLPCGTVELVFSKPPNLRYNALSFVFLQIRELSWLQWHPFSVSSSPLDGKNHISVLIKVLGEWTAKLKSNVSDMSSAEGENELAMANQYYSNVTASVEGPYGHELPYHLTYENLILVAGGIGISPLLAILSDILHLTKQGKPCVPRNILVIWAIKKSDELPILFTLDAESICPYYSEKLNLEVCVYVTRESDPPLEEGKFYKGISSSVSPPSKGSRMSVLVGTGNRVWSGVYVIVSVLGFAILMALLDIFYINPLNIVSWWYKGLLFVGCMFASVIIFGGPVIYLWHLWERRILKVEESADARKDDVLQHSAGVNSVQDNLVPKDRAVSRRMYYGTRPNFEEIFTSVSECWGNVDIGVIVCGPETLQSSVAKECRSQNLRKGSLRPVFHFNSHSFDL